CAAAGATATGTACATGCTGGTTACCATGCTAAAGACGATGAAACAAATTACATTTCCATTGAGGGCCTAAATTTGCACAGAATCTGGTTTTATTTAGCATGAAATTATTTAATGGATCTACTGGGTTCCAATAATTATGAAGGAAATTATAAGATGTTCTGGGTACAAAGCTTTAGGTTATTTGTGAGAATAACACAGTTTCAAGCATTGCTTTATCATGAATATCATAGTTTGCCTCTATGTTTGTATTGTGCATTTTATCATAACATTAACAACGCATTTAAAGTTGTGTTGAAACTGAAGTATCACTAAATATATGTTATTTTCAGAAGacaattatgatattttaatgaaacattaCAAAGTCGTTTACAAAAtacagaattaaattaaaaatgcaaggATTAATTGTTCACAAAAtctgtaaaatgcattaaaaatagatAGGATGAATTTCATTTCATGCTTTaagcatatacaaaaaaaatttgaaaaaaaaaaataataaaaatatgtggaACAATCTACAAATAATTCTATCAACTTCTTTCAAAGATAAaggtttttatttgatatattatgtGACGAGAGTGCTTTCTGCAGTGCATCCATTTAACTTTGATGAGCTATTACTCGCTCGAGCATCGCTTGTATTCACTAACTGGGTTAAAAACCCATTAGCTCTTGTGGCTTATTGATTCATGACGCCTCTGCTCTTGCTCTTAAGAGCTGCTGGTGTTTTGCATTACAAGGTAAAGAGGATGTGTTTGATGTGGAATACTAGAGAACTGAATACTGCCTACTATTTTTTACCCAACAGTTTCACATTATGGAACTGCACACATTTCAAATAGCAGATTACTGCAACATTGTGATCACATGACCTCATTACGTTTGATACTTAACCACTACTTAATTTTACCTGCATGTTTAGTTTCGCAAGGGTATCTAGTGATTCTtccaaaaatgttattttgcatttgtaatgcaattttgtgtaaaaacatctcagtagtataaataataaagtagTATGTTAGCATGCTATTCTGATTTCACAGATTACATCTAGTTTGCATCTGGAAAGTAAAACGGAGTGCATTAAATTATGAGATGCCTGAACCCAGTATGAATGTATTATATATTGCACATTTAAATCAACCATAGCTATTCTGTgtacactttacttaaagcctttatatagAATGCTTTGGAAAAGTAGTTGCATGaattgcattaattatgccttaaATGCACCTAATAATGCATTGAATGATTTCATGAGTAGCTGTAACCACCGTTATTATACAATACTTATCTATTCACTGTTGCACTTTAAGaaaagtataatgcattaaaatacatgacaaacaaaccttcaaatgttatatacaattatttaggaaaagatataatgtattacaatgtaTATTATGAATACCATTATGATGAATTAAACAAAGGCTTCCAGTGTTACCACTTATACTGTATACTTTTGAAATAGTaaccattaaaatgcattatattcttTACATATCAGGACACTCACCGAGAGCTTTGAAGAGCTGAGGACTGGCGAACTTGCCATCAAAAAACATTGTGTTATTTGAAGAGTTGTAAGCACGGCACATTCGAATCAACAGGATTTCCAGACATCCTGGAAAAgtaatagagagaaagagagtggcCAAAAAAACGTGATGGTGGGGGAACAGGAAAGACAGAGGACAGAGACAAaaggaaaaacagacagagaaagatagaaGTTGACAGAATGTTGGAGAAACAAACACAAGATGAGACAAGCATTAGTGCAAGTATCAAGAATAAAATTGAACACAGAAAAACATGGACAGAACTGAATCCTGTGGGGTGAATTCACGAAACAGTTGTGCATCTTTTGGACATCATTCTGAcataaaattcactttttttatgtaaccATTTACAATCCTTCTTAACCAGCCACTGTATGTTATGAAATATCACTTCTGCACGAGCATTACGTTTTTGTACGTTTTTTGCATCTATGTAGATCTTTATCAACTCTGGAAGCAGAAAAAACATTGATTgactgtaaaataatgattaagtgTATTCTATCCAGACATATATCCAAATACAGTGCAGtcgagttatttaaaaaataattatttcaggtGTTTGGTGTGGAagcttttttttcaattacaatctgcaaattcagacttttttatcctcacaattctgagaagaaagtcTTAATTTAAGTTTAAACTATATGCATGTTATATTACAAgaaaatttcacaattctgagctTATATCTCATGTTTCggaaaaaaagtcttaattgtgagatagaaacaaaaagtttaaaggaaaaaaaaagtgacacaATAAGTCACAATTgcctttcttattttttattcgGTGGCAGAAATAAGCTCCCCTAGTGTGAATTACAATGAATCCTTCACAACCAAACATTCTGCATTACTCGCCTAGTGCAAATTGCACTCAACACTAATTTTGTGGGTGTGTTTGCATTTGCCATTATCTGAATTACATCATGTCAATATCTGCTCTCAGAGTATTCATGTAGcatgaaagatgaagctcatgaCACTCAGAGTGTTAGAACATTACTAAATGTGATTAAAGTAATAAAGAGATTGAACGGCCACCCAGGGCCACATCAGAAACGCCACATCATGGCATTGAGTGGATAAGGTGATGCGAGTGAGAAATCGGCTGTATAATCTGGGATTACTCATCTGTAATCCGTGTGAGACAAAGACAGCACTGACCTGCTTTGAGCAGGATGATCTGGTCATTCTGGCAGAGGTCCATGAATCCAGAGATGCGTTTAGCGAACTCCACGACGTACTGGATGGCGTTTGTTATGTGCAAGGCACACTGCTGCCACATCCATTCTGCAGACTGAATGCACCGAGATTGTTAAtacatctgtgtttgtgtatctgtTATGTATTTGTCTGATATAATGCTGGGTGTACCTTGAGCTGAAAGCTGCGGGTTTCTTCAGGAGTGTAGAGGTTCCAGGTGAGTTTTTTCAGCTCTTCTGTGGTGCACTGACTCGTCTCCAGGTGAGACTTCACCACATTTTGAGTGATTCGCTCTAAACAGAAATTCAACACATTGACACATTTGCCTTTAGTATCCGTCTATctagatattaataaatatatcaaacagACATAACAAACAAATagtataaaaatatgttatatagATATACCTTTAGATAGATATTAAAAGtactaattataattaaataaatacacacacacacacacacacacatatatatatatatatatatatatatatatatatatatatatatatatatatatatatatatatataaacaattatataatctataaaaataactatatatagcTGCACAAGAGGATTTTCATTGTATTATAGTAATAAACATTTGGAGgaaaattgttattaaaataatgtcagTATCTTATCCTTGTTATATTAGCATaatgattcaaatgaataaaGGACAAGATCACAAAATGAAAATCTCTAATGACAGCTCACCTATGTCCTGTAGAGAGCAGTTGTCTGGTAGAGATCCCAGGAGAGAGTGTGTAAGAAGACTGTTTTCAGGTAGAATATACTCATGCTTCACTTCCGCCAAATCTACTGTGCTGGGCTCTGGAGAGCTCTGATTGGACGAGCTTCCACTTCCTGCACTCCCGGACCCTCGGCCGCCCCCGAGCATCTCCAGAGAGCAGTACTCGCCCGCCTCCTCTGGGGTGAGAGGCAGGTCAAACAGCAAACCGTCAGGCAGCGTGGCGATGTCGTCCAGGTCACTGAGGTTAGAGCTGGAACCACCACTGCTGTACGGCCGACTGTGTGTGATGTCTTCACCCGTCTCTTCACGGTCATGTGATGCCAGACCACCGCCCAAACCTGCCAGACAGTCCCGAGACAGCTGCTGGTGCCGCTGCACCTCTGCGTACAGGCTGTCCCGCTGTTTCTTTGACATTCGGCCAAACTTCACCGCTACAGAAAGAAAAAGTATAATCACTTagtataatttacattatatatagtatttatttacagaagttTAAGatctgattttatttatataatataatttattcagttAGAATGcaaaaactgatcaaaagtggcagcAAAGGCATAGctattaatataatgtataatttccatttaagaaaaatatttatatctcaaatatataatgttcttttaaaatttctattcattaaagaatcatgagaaaaagtttcaaaaaaatatttttttttcaaaattgataaaaaatttgaaattagaatgactgcataataataatgaaaaatttgcatttagttttgaatcacaggaatacattacattttaaaacacatggaaatacaaaacagtcattttaaattgcattaatattttacaatattattgtatgtattttacaatattaatgtatttttgattcaatGTATGAAGCCCTGGTTGGTATAAGaggtttctttcaaaaacattgccaACCCCAAACATACTTATcagtattgtatatttattatatttattactgtatttatgactgtttagtttttttatttgcaaaatattaatactataaattaataattatattgtatctataaaaaaataaactgtaaagtgcattaatataatataattgttacatgtttattaaaaatgttttgttttgttcaaaatatatttacttattataggtgcaccctagtgattcaggacaagctaaaaacacggtttggagaatggattcatggtgtactcgcttattatataaattgttctacattttgaacacaaacaaagttacggactgcagctctgattggttgttttttaccgggagcgatggagtttctgcaaatggcaataggacactgggaggagccggaggagcttgatttttcacagattatctgtctcatattctactgtcagcatataaaaatatttttttttttacaaaagttccctacagcaccttttagacgattcataaataaaatataagatgacacaggtttttgtttttaaaaagatcatgcacacattttcacattatgtGAATCAAATCAGGCTCAAATCGTGACTGAATAATACCATGTAGttgcaaaaatcataattgttgacATGAAGTCCCCCTCAGCTGCCTTTGACCCTGCTTCTCCTCATACAGTACTAAT
The nucleotide sequence above comes from Carassius auratus strain Wakin unplaced genomic scaffold, ASM336829v1 scaf_tig00013579, whole genome shotgun sequence. Encoded proteins:
- the LOC113074068 gene encoding nuclear receptor ROR-beta-like; its protein translation is MRAQIEVIPCKICGDKSSGIHYGVITCEGCKGFFRRSQQNNAMYSCSRQRNCQIDRTNRNRCQHCRLQKCLALGMSRDAVKFGRMSKKQRDSLYAEVQRHQQLSRDCLAGLGGGLASHDREETGEDITHSRPYSSGGSSSNLSDLDDIATLPDGLLFDLPLTPEEAGEYCSLEMLGGGRGSGSAGSGSSSNQSSPEPSTVDLAEVKHEYILPENSLLTHSLLGSLPDNCSLQDIERITQNVVKSHLETSQCTTEELKKLTWNLYTPEETRSFQLKSAEWMWQQCALHITNAIQYVVEFAKRISGFMDLCQNDQIILLKAGCLEILLIRMCRAYNSSNNTMFFDGKFASPQLFKALGCDDLVNAVFDLAKSLSRLQLSEEEMALFSAAVLLAPDRPWLTESQQVQKLQEKVYVALQHSLHMNRATTEKLDKMVSKLPQMKSICNLHIDKLEFFRLVHPETAYSFPPLYREVFGSEINFPDSTNS